Proteins from one Ignavibacteria bacterium genomic window:
- a CDS encoding N-acetylmuramoyl-L-alanine amidase, whose amino-acid sequence MAEKKLGIDPGHGMGNTHYGKFDTGAVNGGLIEAKIAEKWAETIRFIFMQRGIGCFVTHTGQTNMPLTKRAPSAEAAGCTHFLAIHCNAGGGAGVEAFYRDNGDQEFANAVCNAAVEATGLKNRGVKPEYNSQYKHLAVLSFKGRAALLEIGYLDNKQDAKALVNRDVRIAFANKLADMFM is encoded by the coding sequence ATGGCTGAAAAGAAACTTGGCATCGATCCTGGACACGGTATGGGAAACACGCATTACGGCAAGTTTGATACGGGCGCAGTAAACGGCGGTTTGATTGAAGCGAAGATCGCTGAAAAATGGGCGGAAACAATCCGCTTTATCTTTATGCAACGCGGCATTGGTTGTTTTGTGACGCATACCGGCCAAACAAACATGCCGCTCACCAAACGTGCTCCAAGTGCCGAGGCAGCAGGTTGCACACACTTCCTGGCGATTCACTGCAATGCCGGTGGCGGCGCGGGAGTGGAGGCTTTCTATCGTGATAATGGCGACCAGGAGTTTGCTAATGCCGTTTGCAATGCCGCAGTAGAGGCTACCGGCCTGAAAAATCGCGGGGTGAAGCCTGAGTATAACAGCCAGTACAAACATCTTGCCGTGCTCAGTTTCAAAGGGCGTGCCGCCTTGTTGGAAATTGGCTACCTCGACAACAAGCAGGATGCAAAAGCGTTAGTTAATCGCGATGTCCGTATTGCCTTTGCAAACAAACTTGCAGATATGTTTATGTGA
- a CDS encoding glycosyltransferase encodes MPIKTVRVTKQQISEISQIAVPVNNPWLPWIDYGVKPSQQRGSILAIIPTTAKNKERLQRCLAALKNAANGVDLRIMLVVCPNTPEALQTAREVDTNAAIISLDPPFNFCRSINTAISEMRADEGYALLLNDDCFFTGTQDLKKLLDTLTQNGWACVGPWLDNRIKTEPDSNRTYQARRVNSPIPGTCVLWDRYWLKRVGQFDLAFGKGWGLDESDYSMRCLRLGGVWGRDESVLAIHEDHQSFGDHYANINSPAYHISLTAWREKYHMDATWGGDPWWNPLPGIHVAIAGNNVAPWIERCLDSVERAMAGYRWILTYADDASTDNSVELVKRHASSADHVGIMTFPKAANAGQAKNRAIFMGQLFRDRYPALMLMDADDVMGVDRVHHTLWRARDGGNLMVHGAFTHIGNKIPPDLSPIVQPQMIDQQLQGWIHPCSTVIHASLIPQDGKLFDETVPICEDALLFLQWWLNGIRSQALPGPIIHEYHIRANSVMYDQAVNKRDNLMVQYLLRRSHVLEQHITK; translated from the coding sequence ATGCCAATCAAGACTGTCCGAGTAACAAAACAACAAATTTCCGAAATCAGTCAAATAGCCGTTCCAGTAAACAATCCCTGGTTGCCCTGGATTGATTATGGTGTAAAGCCAAGCCAGCAACGTGGCAGTATTTTAGCCATCATCCCCACGACCGCGAAAAACAAAGAGCGATTACAACGCTGTCTCGCCGCGCTGAAAAATGCCGCCAATGGGGTAGACTTGCGCATCATGCTGGTTGTTTGTCCAAATACGCCGGAGGCATTACAAACAGCAAGAGAGGTAGATACTAACGCGGCGATTATCTCCTTAGACCCGCCCTTTAACTTTTGCAGGAGCATCAATACGGCGATTAGTGAGATGCGTGCTGATGAAGGTTACGCGCTCTTACTCAATGACGATTGTTTCTTTACCGGCACGCAGGATCTCAAAAAGCTGCTCGATACACTAACGCAAAATGGCTGGGCGTGCGTGGGGCCGTGGCTTGACAATCGGATTAAAACCGAACCGGACTCGAACCGCACCTATCAAGCGCGACGTGTTAATAGCCCGATCCCTGGCACTTGTGTGTTATGGGATCGTTACTGGCTGAAGCGTGTCGGGCAGTTTGACTTAGCTTTCGGTAAAGGTTGGGGCCTTGACGAATCCGACTATTCCATGCGCTGCCTGCGACTAGGAGGTGTTTGGGGTAGAGATGAAAGCGTATTGGCAATTCACGAAGATCACCAATCATTCGGGGATCATTACGCCAACATCAACAGCCCTGCTTATCACATTAGTCTTACCGCATGGCGTGAGAAGTATCACATGGATGCCACCTGGGGCGGTGATCCCTGGTGGAACCCGCTCCCCGGTATTCACGTCGCCATCGCGGGGAATAACGTCGCGCCATGGATTGAAAGATGCCTGGATTCCGTCGAACGAGCGATGGCAGGCTATCGCTGGATTTTAACCTATGCCGACGACGCCTCGACTGATAACTCCGTTGAATTGGTCAAACGTCACGCTAGTTCTGCTGATCACGTCGGCATTATGACTTTTCCGAAAGCCGCAAACGCAGGACAGGCGAAAAACCGCGCAATCTTCATGGGGCAGCTATTCCGCGACCGTTATCCGGCACTAATGTTGATGGACGCCGATGATGTGATGGGAGTAGATCGAGTACATCACACTTTGTGGCGGGCGCGTGACGGGGGCAACCTCATGGTGCATGGCGCATTTACGCACATCGGCAACAAGATACCGCCAGACCTCTCGCCGATTGTGCAGCCGCAAATGATTGATCAGCAGTTGCAGGGCTGGATTCATCCCTGCAGCACTGTTATCCACGCCTCGCTCATTCCACAAGACGGTAAATTGTTTGATGAAACCGTGCCTATTTGCGAAGACGCACTCCTCTTCCTCCAATGGTGGCTTAATGGAATACGCAGCCAAGCCCTGCCGGGGCCAATCATTCACGAATATCATATTCGCGCCAACTCTGTTATGTACGATCAGGCAGTCAATAAACGTGATAATTTGATGGTGCAATATTTACTGCGTCGTTCACATGTATTAGAACAACACATTACCAAGTGA
- a CDS encoding DUF669 domain-containing protein gives MAGNPFGGGSEDGFSVDLTQVEEQGKIPAGTYPAEVIGLEKTVSQNSGNRMWVWKFMINDGDYEGRKFQVYSVLTPKGLWRVAEILNALHLGKAGEEVNFTLDQVIGGEVLLQIVDDVYNGEPRSSVKHVKPVSEEV, from the coding sequence ATGGCTGGTAATCCTTTTGGCGGCGGTTCTGAGGACGGCTTTTCCGTAGATTTGACGCAGGTTGAGGAGCAGGGTAAAATCCCTGCCGGTACCTATCCTGCGGAAGTGATTGGTCTGGAAAAGACCGTTTCGCAGAACAGCGGCAACCGGATGTGGGTCTGGAAATTCATGATCAACGATGGCGACTATGAGGGCCGCAAGTTTCAGGTCTACTCCGTCTTAACCCCAAAGGGCCTGTGGCGCGTTGCGGAAATTCTGAACGCGCTGCATCTCGGCAAGGCTGGAGAGGAGGTCAACTTTACGCTGGATCAGGTAATCGGCGGTGAGGTGCTTCTGCAGATTGTTGACGATGTATACAACGGTGAACCGCGCAGTTCGGTGAAGCACGTCAAGCCGGTTAGCGAAGAGGTGTAA
- a CDS encoding dCMP deaminase family protein: MRPSWHEYFLDLAIKAATRSTCTRAHHGAVIVRDKNVISTGYNGSAPGAPHCDDVGCEVENFHCQRCLHAEMNAIIQAAKNGVRTKDADMYVTALPCYNCIKAIANAGIYTVYYAGYYTDDPRVYQVAREAGVRMVDLSQPPFNLKSYQERLNEAEMQEETTDEPQDTPDYDELCRKMKEFAENFFGIMPNVRVEVEHD, translated from the coding sequence ATGCGCCCTTCCTGGCACGAGTATTTCTTGGACTTGGCAATCAAGGCAGCAACGCGCTCAACCTGCACCCGTGCTCACCATGGTGCGGTGATTGTGCGCGATAAGAATGTGATCTCCACCGGCTACAACGGCAGCGCCCCTGGCGCTCCGCACTGCGATGATGTTGGCTGCGAAGTAGAGAATTTTCACTGTCAGAGATGCCTCCACGCGGAAATGAATGCGATCATCCAGGCGGCGAAAAATGGCGTGCGCACCAAAGATGCTGATATGTATGTCACCGCCTTACCGTGCTACAACTGCATCAAAGCGATTGCCAATGCCGGTATTTACACCGTGTATTATGCCGGTTACTATACTGACGATCCGCGAGTGTATCAAGTAGCGCGTGAGGCTGGCGTCCGCATGGTGGATTTGTCTCAGCCGCCGTTCAACCTGAAATCCTACCAGGAGCGGCTTAATGAGGCGGAGATGCAAGAAGAGACTACAGACGAACCGCAAGACACACCAGATTACGATGAACTCTGCCGTAAGATGAAGGAATTTGCCGAAAATTTCTTTGGCATTATGCCGAACGTGCGTGTTGAAGTCGAACACGACTAA
- a CDS encoding thioredoxin family protein, giving the protein MVLTLQNYQENIAESHGLAMLAFTAKWCSSCKAMYPIMERADWLRIYLVDAEEEEKLVQQFGVQSLPTFILFRDGCIISELRGKVKSELFLAWARGDNP; this is encoded by the coding sequence GTGGTTCTCACATTACAGAATTATCAAGAAAACATCGCAGAATCTCACGGCTTGGCGATGTTGGCCTTTACTGCCAAATGGTGCTCCTCCTGTAAGGCGATGTATCCGATCATGGAGCGGGCTGACTGGCTGCGCATTTATCTAGTTGATGCGGAAGAGGAGGAGAAGTTGGTGCAACAGTTTGGCGTACAAAGCCTGCCGACTTTCATTCTGTTTCGTGACGGTTGCATCATTAGTGAACTGCGTGGCAAGGTAAAGTCAGAACTGTTTCTTGCATGGGCGAGAGGGGATAATCCGTAA
- a CDS encoding radical SAM protein, whose amino-acid sequence MLKSKLETVMTTSECCASPWMRLYYGTGQYFSCCWAEQRSYTHSQWRPAKPEDELWNTWNSVVMVAARSVMASQGQTVACKDVTRDGERGPCPFFIYGVGTDAQGLTELQRANMIAAQESFRLGETVVRHYPLDLALCLDYVCNLRCAHCWQTDDRSHPWWGREGIDVERNASQIVEFCRRALVVELVGGEPTVSPRYERVLNLIREANGAKIRMTTNGLTLREKILPLKDMLSVVNISVDGATKAAYESLRGQDTWERFRSNLEAIVDSGIRHGYTMTVTSANLSDMAAVAELAHHTGATYITYNAECGGGESPWMDKKQHSLRAPGVAEPLQANLSMAKDACRQFNIQASFYF is encoded by the coding sequence ATGTTGAAATCAAAGCTAGAGACGGTGATGACAACGAGTGAGTGTTGCGCCTCTCCCTGGATGCGGCTCTACTACGGCACCGGGCAATATTTTTCGTGCTGTTGGGCGGAGCAGCGCAGTTACACCCACAGTCAATGGCGACCAGCCAAACCAGAGGATGAGTTGTGGAATACTTGGAATTCCGTAGTCATGGTCGCCGCCCGATCTGTGATGGCGTCCCAAGGGCAGACAGTTGCTTGTAAAGACGTAACACGAGACGGTGAGCGCGGCCCCTGTCCGTTTTTCATCTATGGGGTTGGCACAGACGCGCAAGGCTTGACCGAGCTACAACGCGCCAACATGATCGCTGCCCAGGAAAGTTTTCGCTTAGGGGAGACGGTTGTACGGCATTATCCCCTCGATCTGGCGCTTTGTCTTGATTACGTGTGTAACTTGCGCTGTGCTCACTGCTGGCAGACCGATGACCGCTCTCATCCCTGGTGGGGACGTGAGGGGATAGACGTGGAGCGCAACGCTTCACAGATCGTGGAATTCTGCCGCCGTGCCCTGGTGGTGGAGTTGGTGGGAGGAGAGCCTACCGTATCACCTCGTTATGAGCGCGTATTGAATTTAATCCGTGAAGCGAATGGCGCAAAAATTCGCATGACTACCAATGGCTTAACCTTGCGTGAAAAAATACTGCCGCTTAAAGACATGCTTTCCGTTGTCAATATTTCGGTAGACGGCGCGACCAAAGCAGCCTACGAAAGTTTGCGCGGTCAGGACACCTGGGAACGGTTCCGCTCCAACCTGGAGGCTATTGTCGATAGCGGCATCCGTCATGGCTACACCATGACTGTCACTTCCGCAAACCTTTCTGACATGGCGGCGGTTGCCGAACTCGCGCACCATACCGGCGCAACATATATTACCTATAACGCAGAATGTGGCGGTGGCGAATCGCCATGGATGGACAAGAAGCAGCACAGTCTTCGCGCTCCTGGCGTAGCCGAACCACTACAGGCTAATCTCTCCATGGCGAAAGACGCGTGCAGGCAGTTTAATATCCAAGCGTCGTTCTACTTTTAG
- a CDS encoding BppU family phage baseplate upper protein, which produces MADYTIKLHDTLPPMEATLKDNTGAAYNLTGAAVQIHLRCRNTGTVVNKAATITDAPNGVVSYTLATNDISAAGSYDVEWQVTFSGGAVLTFPNTGFLELSVLPDLA; this is translated from the coding sequence ATGGCTGATTATACGATTAAATTGCACGACACGCTGCCGCCGATGGAGGCCACGCTGAAGGACAATACTGGCGCGGCTTATAATCTCACCGGCGCAGCGGTGCAGATCCACTTGCGCTGCCGCAACACCGGTACCGTGGTCAACAAGGCAGCGACGATTACCGACGCGCCTAACGGTGTAGTGAGTTACACTCTCGCTACCAACGACATCTCCGCCGCAGGCTCCTATGACGTAGAGTGGCAGGTTACGTTTTCTGGCGGGGCTGTTTTGACGTTTCCTAACACCGGTTTTTTAGAGCTTTCTGTTCTCCCGGATTTAGCCTAA
- a CDS encoding AAA family ATPase — translation MPNSYIVTPDQVMAKGFNLLIYGNPGCGKTILAASAQYHPKMTEVLVLNIEGGLMSVAHSSDIRAIDIHNTQEVEDIFWKLYNHDKEYAKVRTVVIDSLTELQTINLEEIVRERNPNKLDDIYQQDYKKSTAMLKRITRWYKELPMNFIATALPAEEYSKSEDGKDQLSEIHPAMTKKLCLAVQGYMDAVWYMYATETKVKGEEIVNRHLMTRDHGVYKGKTRGIKFSQALGLKVDNPTMPMLYDMYVNSEVEEQNENLANLGK, via the coding sequence ATGCCAAATAGCTATATTGTAACCCCCGATCAAGTGATGGCGAAGGGGTTTAACTTGCTCATTTACGGAAACCCTGGCTGCGGCAAGACGATCCTTGCCGCTTCAGCCCAATATCATCCGAAAATGACCGAAGTGCTAGTGCTGAACATTGAAGGCGGCTTGATGTCCGTGGCGCATAGCTCAGACATTCGCGCTATCGACATTCATAATACGCAAGAAGTGGAGGATATTTTCTGGAAGCTCTACAATCACGACAAGGAATACGCCAAAGTGCGCACGGTCGTGATTGACTCTCTGACGGAATTGCAGACGATTAACTTGGAAGAGATCGTCAGGGAGCGCAACCCGAATAAGCTGGATGATATATACCAGCAGGACTATAAAAAGTCTACCGCTATGCTCAAGCGCATTACTCGCTGGTATAAAGAACTGCCGATGAACTTTATCGCCACTGCCTTGCCAGCCGAAGAATACAGCAAGTCGGAGGACGGCAAGGATCAGTTGTCGGAGATCCACCCGGCAATGACCAAAAAGCTATGCTTGGCGGTTCAGGGTTACATGGACGCGGTGTGGTATATGTATGCCACGGAGACAAAGGTGAAGGGGGAGGAGATTGTTAACCGGCACTTAATGACTCGTGACCATGGCGTATACAAAGGCAAAACAAGGGGCATCAAGTTTTCGCAGGCGTTGGGGTTAAAGGTTGACAACCCAACGATGCCGATGCTTTACGATATGTATGTCAACTCTGAGGTAGAGGAACAGAACGAAAATCTTGCTAATCTTGGCAAGTAG
- a CDS encoding FAD-dependent thymidylate synthase — MPTFDPIVQLIDAPRKTFQTGVAAAKTCYAKDFVTPDEVDHVGEDFSKGIYQAGHHTVNQHANFTFAISGVSRHFVWSFLHTHPFYNSSQQSQRYVDAGVVGYVTPSMSDKAAAIYKSTVEEMILCYYQLCDLLFQPACEEYFKRFPARKKNERDWYSQTSKIAMENARYVLPICMTTRLYHTVDATTLMRYWHLRNTGDAKEEQDIVATKMVQAVCNSEPKYRALLSCNLEYPDYPEEYHRRFGSTEKYIRSFDMALGGRMSRLFTYTNDAAYVTATAVRDVLGLFPSEMSDQMALEHALNPAYSPALAETLRPTRQTKLGACLTHAHFTFAKRLSHTADSQNQRHRMVSASRPLLSNYIGSQPDCTMPKMIAKHSKARDVFEHAMEVSWHCANILNNEEGFVYILPNALNIRMTETGSLADLQHKYATRLCLNAQDEIREASMQEVEQIGEVFPEIAKFLAPSCVLRNMAGMDPYCNEGQRFCGRSAWNQKTV; from the coding sequence ATGCCAACGTTTGACCCGATTGTTCAGTTGATTGACGCCCCGCGCAAAACCTTCCAAACCGGCGTGGCCGCAGCGAAAACCTGCTACGCCAAAGATTTCGTCACTCCAGACGAAGTAGATCATGTTGGTGAAGATTTTTCAAAAGGCATCTATCAAGCTGGACACCATACGGTAAATCAACATGCGAATTTCACCTTCGCCATTAGTGGGGTGTCAAGGCATTTTGTCTGGTCGTTCCTGCACACGCATCCGTTTTACAATAGCAGCCAACAATCACAACGGTATGTCGATGCCGGTGTTGTTGGTTATGTCACCCCTTCGATGTCGGATAAGGCAGCGGCGATCTACAAAAGCACGGTAGAAGAAATGATCCTGTGCTACTACCAATTATGTGACCTGCTTTTTCAGCCTGCTTGCGAAGAGTATTTTAAGCGTTTTCCGGCACGCAAAAAGAATGAGCGCGATTGGTATAGTCAAACCAGCAAGATCGCCATGGAGAATGCCCGCTACGTCTTGCCAATTTGCATGACTACACGGCTTTATCACACGGTAGATGCGACCACGCTGATGCGGTATTGGCACCTGCGCAATACCGGAGACGCCAAAGAAGAACAGGATATAGTCGCTACCAAAATGGTGCAGGCTGTCTGCAACTCCGAACCGAAATACCGCGCTCTGCTCTCCTGCAATCTGGAGTATCCAGACTACCCGGAAGAATACCATCGTCGTTTCGGGAGCACGGAAAAGTATATCCGCTCTTTCGACATGGCGCTAGGCGGGCGGATGAGCAGACTATTCACTTACACGAACGACGCGGCTTACGTGACCGCCACGGCAGTGCGCGACGTGCTTGGGTTATTCCCTAGCGAAATGAGCGACCAAATGGCGTTGGAGCATGCGCTAAATCCTGCTTACTCTCCGGCCCTGGCAGAAACATTGCGCCCAACCCGTCAAACGAAACTTGGCGCTTGTTTAACGCACGCGCACTTCACGTTTGCCAAGCGGCTCAGCCATACGGCGGACTCACAAAACCAACGTCACCGCATGGTGAGCGCCAGCAGGCCACTGCTCAGTAACTACATTGGCAGTCAACCGGATTGCACGATGCCAAAAATGATCGCCAAACATTCCAAGGCCAGAGATGTATTCGAGCACGCCATGGAGGTTAGTTGGCATTGTGCTAATATACTTAACAATGAGGAGGGCTTTGTCTACATTTTACCGAATGCGCTCAACATTCGCATGACTGAAACCGGATCTCTCGCTGACCTGCAGCACAAATACGCCACGCGGCTGTGCCTTAACGCGCAAGATGAAATTCGAGAGGCCAGCATGCAAGAAGTTGAGCAAATTGGCGAAGTATTTCCAGAAATCGCCAAATTTCTCGCGCCTTCATGTGTATTACGCAATATGGCTGGCATGGATCCGTATTGCAATGAAGGACAAAGATTTTGTGGGAGGAGTGCATGGAATCAAAAGACCGTCTAA
- the dnaE gene encoding DNA polymerase III subunit alpha, with the protein MTDSNFVHLHVHTDYSLLDGAAQIGDLVAAAYDMEQPALAITDHGNMYGAVEFYDACVEQGIKPIIGYEAYLARRTMKDKEAEDRSSYHLTLLAMNETGYRNLIKLSSKASLDGFYYKPRVDKELLSEYHDGIICLSGCMMGEASQALLHGDPNGVVAALQWGKQIFGDRFYCELQMHGLDGQQELCEALQKLADALAIQCVATNDVHYLDRQGYETQELLLCTQTHTTLDDPKRMRFGSSELYLKSGEEMGKLFQPEYLANTVEVAERCNLQIEKQLLFPEYQTPDGSEAEVYLRKVAFDGFVVKYPNYTPELLSRLNYELDVICKKGFAPYFLVVLDFITFARSRGILAQARGSAAGSIVAYSLGISLVEPITNDLMFERFLRVDGKKMPDIDVDFCDNRRGEILQYVSDKYGADHVAQIITFGRMGAKAAVKDSARAMGCDFATANWLSSKMPDVGSIEKAFQDDPTLWNSLNQHAKEVVTKAFTIEGLCRSAGTHAAGVVISRVPVTDVCPLQASKGSTLPTTQFDWRTVERIGLVKMDFLGVTYLTVAAKAQEIIRDLHGVELKLEDIPLDDQDVYKMLAMGETDGVFQVESDGMRKMLAQLKPTCFADLVPLLALYRPGPLQSGMAQDFMKRRHGKAQITYLHPILEPILKSTYGILLYQEQVMRIAMDMAGFDSIEAEGLMKGMGKKKPEIMAQYRDKFVDGAVINDVDEKVASQIYELMAKFAGYGFNKSHAAAYALLMYHTAWVKLHYPAEYMTAILTCHSDDKVKVAHYVSVAKRMGIPVLKPDVNESEAGFSCRIDGQPSILAGLSCIERLSEASMAEIERIRQDGPVTSLLDFCKRVQNARAVNSAVIKNMIEYGAFDRFAVRSQMLEKFDLVLREAKRYKTAIAKGKTCECDEAKFGFTAPVQRQEKPKSTPAGEQIILRAPRCGKQMLLSLAVMAKRYEGDCVLVIKHDGEDILLPGVRNDAKFLKRIEALTDGAVVQN; encoded by the coding sequence GTGACAGATAGCAATTTCGTTCATTTACATGTGCATACCGACTACTCGCTGCTTGACGGCGCAGCGCAGATTGGCGATCTGGTCGCTGCGGCCTACGACATGGAACAACCAGCTTTAGCCATCACCGACCACGGTAACATGTATGGCGCGGTGGAGTTCTATGATGCCTGCGTAGAGCAAGGAATAAAGCCGATTATCGGTTATGAGGCGTACCTTGCCAGACGCACCATGAAAGATAAGGAGGCGGAAGACCGTTCTTCATATCACCTAACACTCCTGGCGATGAATGAGACTGGCTACCGAAACTTGATTAAGCTGTCTAGCAAAGCATCGCTAGACGGCTTTTATTATAAGCCAAGGGTCGATAAAGAACTACTCTCCGAGTATCACGATGGAATCATTTGTTTGTCCGGGTGCATGATGGGCGAGGCGTCACAGGCCCTCCTCCATGGTGATCCGAATGGTGTAGTAGCGGCGCTTCAATGGGGCAAACAAATTTTTGGTGATCGTTTCTATTGCGAATTGCAAATGCACGGTTTGGACGGACAGCAGGAGTTGTGCGAGGCGCTGCAAAAACTGGCTGATGCACTTGCTATCCAGTGCGTAGCCACTAATGACGTGCATTACCTGGATCGCCAGGGCTACGAAACCCAAGAGCTGTTACTTTGCACGCAAACGCACACTACGCTTGATGATCCAAAGCGTATGCGCTTCGGTTCAAGCGAACTTTACCTGAAAAGCGGCGAAGAAATGGGCAAGTTGTTCCAACCGGAATACCTTGCCAACACAGTAGAGGTCGCCGAACGCTGCAATTTGCAGATCGAAAAACAACTACTGTTCCCGGAATACCAAACACCGGACGGCAGCGAGGCGGAAGTTTATCTGCGCAAGGTGGCCTTTGATGGTTTCGTCGTCAAGTACCCGAACTACACGCCGGAACTACTCAGTCGGCTCAACTACGAACTGGACGTGATTTGCAAAAAGGGCTTCGCGCCTTACTTCCTGGTGGTGCTCGATTTCATCACCTTTGCTCGTAGTCGTGGTATCCTGGCGCAAGCGCGTGGTTCTGCGGCTGGCAGTATCGTTGCTTATTCGCTCGGTATCTCGCTAGTTGAGCCAATCACCAACGACCTGATGTTTGAGCGATTTCTGCGCGTGGACGGCAAGAAGATGCCGGATATTGATGTAGACTTCTGCGATAACCGCCGTGGTGAAATCCTACAATACGTCTCCGACAAGTATGGCGCGGATCACGTCGCGCAGATTATCACTTTTGGACGCATGGGCGCAAAGGCAGCGGTGAAAGATTCCGCCCGCGCCATGGGGTGTGACTTTGCTACGGCAAACTGGCTGTCCAGTAAAATGCCGGACGTGGGCAGTATAGAGAAAGCATTTCAAGACGATCCGACGCTTTGGAACAGCCTGAATCAACACGCCAAAGAGGTTGTCACGAAGGCTTTCACCATTGAGGGGTTGTGCCGCAGCGCAGGAACGCATGCCGCTGGAGTAGTGATCTCTCGCGTGCCTGTGACGGACGTTTGCCCATTGCAGGCCAGCAAAGGCTCGACGTTGCCAACCACGCAGTTCGATTGGCGCACCGTCGAGCGTATCGGCTTAGTAAAAATGGACTTCCTTGGGGTGACCTACCTAACGGTTGCGGCTAAGGCGCAGGAGATCATCCGTGACCTCCATGGCGTAGAATTAAAATTGGAGGACATCCCGCTCGATGATCAGGATGTCTACAAAATGCTCGCCATGGGGGAGACGGACGGAGTTTTCCAGGTAGAGAGCGATGGCATGCGCAAAATGTTGGCGCAACTCAAGCCAACCTGCTTCGCTGATCTGGTGCCACTCCTCGCCTTGTATCGCCCTGGCCCACTCCAATCCGGCATGGCGCAAGACTTTATGAAACGCCGTCACGGGAAAGCCCAAATCACTTATTTGCACCCGATCCTGGAGCCGATCCTGAAATCGACTTACGGCATCTTGCTCTATCAGGAGCAGGTGATGCGGATCGCGATGGATATGGCTGGCTTTGACTCCATCGAAGCCGAGGGCTTGATGAAAGGGATGGGGAAAAAGAAGCCTGAGATCATGGCGCAATATCGTGATAAGTTTGTTGACGGTGCAGTTATCAATGATGTTGACGAAAAGGTTGCTTCACAGATATATGAGTTGATGGCTAAGTTCGCAGGGTATGGATTTAATAAATCACACGCTGCTGCTTATGCACTTCTCATGTATCATACAGCGTGGGTTAAGTTACACTATCCTGCTGAGTATATGACTGCTATCCTCACTTGCCATTCTGATGATAAGGTGAAGGTTGCACACTATGTCTCGGTAGCAAAACGCATGGGGATCCCGGTGCTGAAGCCGGACGTGAACGAGAGTGAGGCCGGGTTTAGCTGCCGGATTGACGGCCAACCGTCAATTCTAGCCGGGTTGTCCTGCATCGAACGCCTGAGCGAAGCAAGCATGGCGGAAATCGAGCGTATCCGGCAGGATGGGCCGGTCACTTCGCTACTCGATTTCTGTAAACGGGTGCAGAATGCGCGTGCCGTCAACAGCGCGGTAATCAAGAACATGATCGAATATGGCGCGTTTGATCGCTTCGCAGTGCGCAGTCAAATGCTCGAAAAGTTTGATCTGGTCTTGCGTGAAGCAAAGCGGTACAAGACGGCTATCGCAAAGGGGAAAACGTGCGAGTGCGATGAAGCCAAGTTTGGCTTTACAGCCCCGGTGCAACGCCAGGAAAAGCCAAAGTCAACGCCAGCCGGTGAGCAAATTATTTTACGCGCTCCCCGTTGTGGCAAACAAATGTTACTAAGTCTCGCAGTCATGGCAAAACGCTATGAAGGTGACTGCGTATTGGTAATCAAACACGATGGCGAGGACATCTTACTGCCCGGAGTGCGAAACGACGCGAAGTTTCTCAAGCGGATAGAGGCTTTAACGGACGGAGCGGTGGTTCAAAACTAG